In Candidatus Alcyoniella australis, the DNA window AAGTAGTTGCGAGCGAATTGTGCGTTGCAGTAGAAGCCTTATGAATAATGCAGGCGAGGTAGCATGCGAAGTGAAATCCTGTCAAACTGCGGCCCCTTGTTGATTGAGCGTTGATGGGGTTTGCAGCTTGAAAACACTTACAGCATTGCTGATAGCGCTCTTAATTCTCCTGCTCAATATACCGGTATGGGCAGCGGACGATCCGACGCACGAGGCGTTGAGGGTCCGCTCGATCAGCTTCACCGGCAATAAGAAAACCAAGCCCGATACCTTCCTGCGCTACTTCGATACCCAGGTGGGCGTCCCCTACGATCCGGCCGTGCTGCAGGCCGACTGCGATCGTGTGATGAGCTGGATGTTCTACGAGTACGTCAAGCCCGCGGTGCAGATCGATGGCGATCAGGTCGACGTAACGGTCGACGTTAAGGAGAAATGGACGGTTCAGCCGGTGATCGAACCGGCCTTCGGCGGCGGAGTATTCAGCATTCGTCTCGGACTTCAGGACTCCAACCTGCTGGGCAGGCGCAAGAAGCTCAAGGTCGACGGCGGCTATCGCCAGCAGGACTGGCTGGCGCGGGTGCAGTACATCGACCAGAAGATCGGCCGCACGCCGTTCGGGATCTACCTCAAGTGCGGACGCGAGTTCTACGAGGACCCGCTGTACGATGCCCGGCACGAGACCGAACTGCTCTACGTCTACACCGTGGATCAGCTCAACGGGTTGGCGCGGCTGGAGTACGAGGCGTTCGAGCCGTTCCGCGTGGGCGTGTACTACCGCTGGCAGCGTCACGAGTTCGACACCTCGACGAGCTCGCCCGAGGATCAGCCGCCCGACAATTTCCAGTGGGACGTCAGCCAAGGCTACACCTCGGCGGGCATGGGTCTGTGGGTCAAGGCCGGCCGGGTATTGATCGACAACTATATCTACCGCGGCTGGAGCTTCG includes these proteins:
- a CDS encoding BamA/TamA family outer membrane protein, with the translated sequence MRVRSISFTGNKKTKPDTFLRYFDTQVGVPYDPAVLQADCDRVMSWMFYEYVKPAVQIDGDQVDVTVDVKEKWTVQPVIEPAFGGGVFSIRLGLQDSNLLGRRKKLKVDGGYRQQDWLARVQYIDQKIGRTPFGIYLKCGREFYEDPLYDARHETELLYVYTVDQLNGLARLEYEAFEPFRVGVYYRWQRHEFDTSTSSPEDQPPDNFQWDVSQGYTSAGMGLWVKAGRVLIDNYIYRGWSFEGTAEAYDPFFGSWERFFKVVGDLRGYIPLGSRFNLCGKLYAGTENSTTLVEQFPLGGYDNLRALLDRQYRGRNLLVSNTEFRAILFSWWWITVEADLFVDSGTGWDYYVNEREIINATRGSAGAGVRFIVNKFDNAISRIDVGYPLSGEGNVGLTFGVDMYF